Proteins from a single region of Hordeum vulgare subsp. vulgare chromosome 6H, MorexV3_pseudomolecules_assembly, whole genome shotgun sequence:
- the LOC123404243 gene encoding uncharacterized protein LOC123404243 yields MWGTVVLWLMTMSQMWLQILAQPLLFLYQRNTKSMSNRNSGGGAGKELGDQQWRFHQRGDQLGLGGDSTSDGEGAASTLNTSCCTLAGDFPNSCTGVGGSGEGAAAARGTLGGRGGKEPLWVVRIDDGVGRRVPRLHRRNYMSEIIGEGDGDGEEDKIEGAGGVIRRDGKARRMGGACRRRHVGLYDSCRRWTELVPAGGEAKRKKK; encoded by the exons ATGTGGGGGACTGTTGTGCTATGGCTCAT GACAATGAGCCAGATGTGGTTGCAGATTCTGGCGCAACCATTGTTGTTCCTATATCAGCGCAACACAAAATCAAT GAGCAACAGAAACAGTGGCGGGGGCGCGGGGAAGGAGCTCGGTGACCAGCAGTGGCGATTCCACCAGCGCGGTGACCAGCTCGGGCTTGGTGGCGATTCCACCAGCGACGGGGAAGGAGCCGCAAGCACCCTGAACACCAGTTGCTGCACCCTGGCTGGGGACTTTCCCAACTCTTGTACCGGAGTGGGCGGCAGCGGGGAAGGAGCAGCGGCTGCCCGGGGTACTTTGGGCGGACGCGGCGGCAAAGAACCACTCTGGGTCGTCAGAATTGATGACGGAGTGGGCCGACGGGTCCCACGGCTCCACCGCCGCAACTACATGTCCGAGATCATCGGGGAaggggatggggatggggaggaggACAAAATAGAGGGGGCGGGGGGTGTTATTCGCAGAGACGGCAAGGCAAGGCGCATGGGCGGCGCATGTCGGCGGCGGCACGTTGGGCTCTACGATAGCTGCCGGCGGTGGACGGAGTTGGTTCCTGCTGGGGGCGAAGctaaaaggaagaagaagtag